Proteins encoded within one genomic window of Marasmius oreades isolate 03SP1 chromosome 6, whole genome shotgun sequence:
- a CDS encoding uncharacterized protein (BUSCO:EOG09260NAN), translating into MYPEPSNSKAASSMTVTPASHTLEFQPVNGMDVNGASEPIMEELERELPIVLDGQVPLGDLLSRVMQSIYAELSEMAETLPNSSDSARKRILADWVVKTKKQVVKLYAVAKWARDADTVQKCMNITAFLMDQNRQFEDAIMGLKYARESLDPARLRNHDLLTSLDVLTTGSYRRLPVAIKKHIIPPTHLTDAQVIRALQDIQDAIGFRLRLQEIIPVEMSNYRIVDGRVYFTAAKLFETSLCLTGVQQQDGWFLVGVEFLLKIGGDMTGTQEFPRIPTGIMKRYITEEVDRQLQMFISSPVPQEPLPPGVEVPAKLELPDGVADAPLVRLFNFLQMMSLSYQLEILWYQAERMRSLGWSDYLNVNMSPNRKTLTVSYWIRKPLPQGLPRQQVKLPSLGGTVTISIVESTNPFATGRRSSRVLILAELQQKAKLGGMKLSDTVENLKIEVRWEPAPNALGAPVSIQDCNLPEGTLVANSDDLDFESTLRTIIRHHTRAILQRIQLQLQRTGMPRSVFAGPGVVNLVDDDELLALRVLLCAQKVITISIDARTGRFIFRDAGDLSPAGQASRYAIIFDKVNEEPQFLLKMLSNLRVQTLIELVEQKANYLGLQSYRRRNFLQEELQKLGPATQGTLYVQLQNYPSHYLVIVVTFDEFRYALITTSVLPDSMCANMVMEDIAWLDFHRIHTEEVAQPDYSEPKNGMKRKRSQEDLANSDASFPRINFQLETQVLRELYSYCCARVAYMNVERQFKLRGIPFTHVNPASGVPVTPALAQIQSPLARSVPALCVQSKHILSGAPAAEAAMPNIRVIPLNWWSEKNAQVVTCVKLKYVQQPMGKTAGTSAVIRPSKRIIYDTTEAVVSFLSENVNTCVDEFLEEWARVSKMVVIAREVAQMSKTKGKEDICLLSFDLQTVEFAYAADYTVSITCEDQLSPTGGNFDLRFSRNRASRRTLNRDAEEFFNPHDDAEPFLRHILKHGHGRLAPSLHVLVDTLRDTLPIVTVLEEIRKESEKQDGKMPPVDTFAKSAGWYRLVYGDLRHGLDFRLMANRRVAILDTSKSLYNTPSTHKDKTEDGDVIMSNTNYEPNLGMRPILGFIDIVNDSIREAIRSGDILPGKVVSIDWGMVSDQAAVKSMMKRVHEKVAERINVCG; encoded by the exons ATGTATCCAGaaccttcaaattcaaaagCGGCTTCATCTATGACGGTTACTCCGGCGTCACATACGCTGGAATTCCAGCCAGTAAACGGCATGGATGTCAATGGTGCAAGTGAACCTATCATGGAAGAATTGGAACGCGAACTGCCAATCGTTTTGGATGGACAGGTACCCTTGGGTGACTTGCTTTCGCGTGTAATGCAATCGATATACGCCGAGTTGTCGGAAATGGCAGAAAC TCTTCCTAATAGTTCTGATAGTGCCCGCAagagaatactcgcagactGGGTCGTCAAAACGAAGAAACAAGTCGTGAAGTTGTATGCTGTTGCGAAATGGGCCCGAGATGCGGATACTGTGCAGAAATGCATG AATATCACGGCCTTTCTCATGGACCAGAATCGCCAGTTTGAAGACGCAATTATGGGGCTGAAATATGCTAGAGAGTCCCTGGATCCTGCCAG ATTGCGCAATCACGACCTGCTCACCTCCCTGGACGTACTGACCACTGGATCATACCGTCGTCTTCCGGTTGCGATTAAG AAGCACATCATACCACCGACTCACCTTACTGACGCACAAGTAATCAGAGCTTTGCAAGATATACAAGATGCTATCGGCTTTCGCCTTCGCCTTCAAGAGATTATACCCGTTGAAATGTCTAACTATCGCATAG TTGACGGGCGTGTCTATTTCACTGCGGCTAAACTCTTTGAGACTTCATTATGCTTGACGGGGGTTCAACAGCAGGACGGATGGTTCCTTGTGGGCGTTGAATTTCTCCTTAAGATTGGTGGGGATATGACAGGAACTCAAG AATTTCCTCGCATTCCAACGGGTATCATGAAAAGATACATCACTGAAGAAGTCGATCGTCAACTCCAAATGTTTATTTCAAGTCCCGTACCACAAGAACCGCTTCCTCCTGGAGTCGAGGTGCCAGCGAAGCTCGAATTACCAGACGGTGTGGCGGATGCTCCCCTTGTGCGACTTTTCAATTTCCTAC AAATGATGTCGCTGTCTTATCAGCTAGAAATCCTTTGGTATCAA GCGGAGAGGATGCGATCTTTAGGCTGGAGTGACTATCTCAACGTCAATATGAGCCCAAACCGCAAAACCCTGACAGTCTCTTATTGGAT CCGCAAACCCCTACCACAAGGTCTTCCACGTCAGCAGGTGAAACTACCCAGCCTTGGAGGAACTGTCACAATATCTATTGTTGAAAGCACAAATCCCTTTGCTACCGGAAGACGATCTTCTCGTGTACTTATCTTAGCGGAACTGCAGCAGAAGGCAAAACTCGGAGGAATGAAGCTCTCAGATACCGTCGAAAATCTCAAAATCGAAGTACGGTGGGAACCCGCACCTAATGCATTAGGCGCTCCCGTTTCTATTCAAGATTGCAACCTCCCAGAGGGTACCCTCGTAGCG AATTCGGATGACTTGGACTTCGAGTCGACGTTACGCACAATCATACGTCACCATACCAGGGCCATCCTTCAAAGAATCCAACTGCAGCTTCAGCGTACTGGTATGCCTCGATCTGTTTTCGCAGGTCCGGGCGTTGTAAATCTAGTAGACGATG ATGAATTACTGGCTCTCCGGGTTCTGCTTTGCGCTCAGAAAGTCATCACCATTAGCATTGATGCGCGGACCGGCCGGTTCATATTCCGGGATGCCGGCGATCTTTCACCAGCTGGACAAGCGTCCCGCTACGCGATTATATTCGATAAAGTGAACGAGGAACCGCAGTTCTTGCTGAAAATGCTGAGTAATCTAAGAGTTCAA ACACTTATCGAACTCGTAGAACAAAAGGCTAACTATCTTGGGTTACAAAGTTATCGTCGACGCAACTTTCTACAAGAAG AGCTACAGAAGCTGGGTCCTGCCACTCAAGGGACGTTATATGTCCAACTGCAGAACTATCCATCCCACTATCTTGTTATCGTTGTTACCTTCGACGAGTTTCGTTATGCCTTGATCACAACGTCTGTGTTACCCGACTCTATGTGTGCCAATATGGTCATGGAGGATATCGCGTGGCTTGACTTTCATAGGATACATACCGAAGAGGTTGCGCAACCAGACTACAGCGAGCCAAAGAACGGTATGAAGCGTAAGCGTTCGCAAGAGGATCTAGCCAATTCGGATGCATCATTTCCCCGCATCAA CTTCCAACTCGAGACTCAGGTGCTGCGCGAACTATATAGCTATTGTTG TGCCCGAGTTGCGTACATGAATGTCGAAAGACAATTTAAACTTCGCGGGATACCCTTTACACACGTAAACCCTGCCAGTGGTGTACCTGTCACCCCCGCATTGGCACAAATTCAATCGCCATTAGCACGATCTGTACCCGCCCTATGTGTGCAGTCGAAGCACATCTTATCTGGCGCACCCGCTGCAGAAGCGGCGATGCCTAACATTCGTGTCATACCTCTGAACTGGTGGTCAGAAAAGAATGCCCAGGTTGTCACATGCGTGAAGTTAAAATATGTTCAACAACCCATGGGTAAAACAGCTGGTACCAGTGCTGTCATTCGTCCTTCGAAACGAATAATCTACGATACAACGGAGGCGGTTGTATCTTTCTTGTCGGAAAACGTCAATACATGTGTGGATGAATTTTTGGAAGAGTGGGCGAGAGTATCCAAAATGGTAGTCATAGCTCGCGAAG TCGCTCAAATGTCGAAaacgaaaggaaaggaggacATCTGTTTGTTGTCCTTTGACCTCCAAACGGTCGAATTTGCCTACGCCGCG GACTATACTGTGTCAATAACTTGTGAAGACCAACTGTCACCTACGGGCGGAAACTTTGACCTTCGGTTCTCTCGAAATCGTGCATCACGTCGAACACTCAATCGGGATGCAGAAGAATTCTTCAATCCTCACGATGACGCGGAGCCGTTTCTTCGGCATATACTAAAGCACGGACACGGCCGTCTAGCTCCCTCGCTTCACGTACTGGTTGATACTCTGCGAGACACTCTCCCAATTGTCACGGTTCTAGAGGAAATCAGGAAGGAGTCCGAGAAGCAAGACGGTAAAATGCCTCCGGTGGACACATTTGCTAAATCAGCTGGATGGTACCGTTTGGTGTATGGCGATCTGAG ACACGGACTCGATTTCCGGTTAATGGCTAATCGACGGGTAGCAATACTCGATACGAGCAAGTCTCTTTACAATACTCCCTCGACTCACAAGGACAAGACCGAGGATGGCGACGTCATTATGTCGAATACGAACTATGAGCCAAACCTCGGCATGCGGCCTATACTTGGTTTTATCGACATTGTTAATGATTCCATACGAGAGGCGATAAGATCTGGAGATATACTACCTGGTAAGGTTGTATCCATTGACTGGGGGATGGTGTCAGACCAGGCCGCAGTAAAATCAATGATGAAGAGAGTTCATGAGAAGGTAGCAGAGAGGATCAATGTTTGCGGCTGA
- a CDS encoding uncharacterized protein (BUSCO:EOG092605ZA; antiSMASH:Cluster_6.2), producing MSDQDLPAYESHPPEWLPKAHNEVDLGYAGFHPPRPGQEEDLLSENNVKNGYHLGLTVTAESYSSQSTISENLRCHETILKLEDLVNEVFNRRATQVPCVPVHNFRFPSRVTLNDAKRQAWFDDLANPTVPLSKLGKNVPHGAKGADLLDLLHLKDVSIPRAVWFLRVFGANETAGLRDKPAYDPTQYSIEWTNVVTSHLRKQLQDIALPSPVRAAVNIKQTFKGVLADTETRDKWISRFSYCLRLLRAFYTDGLVNKRTFFVWLVNQMFSCNLAQVGFIARIADEYFDGMMRCRALTRPLLEACLNKLTEINTTLAKEHLVETEDLMKSLLQRLCLVLPDTFVSPGMWISYSETLTDILTENIPEKSNDDLHEAGTSYLSQHIVYNLADIKNRNDTMLFRNLPYVASVRLGSAVSDVELLNSISSESDISTLPFFPNTSDGWFGIPEKIVTLLTWSVTPVQFGDHRPFVAVSLIRQWRNKTGERANRRDIHPPDEFLQDRLFEWLDSSDVAGESQNIRSVALLFGELVKNDLFSYTSYIQRLIARGESGLSEDQKPSRHRTFLRWIPLHNIPPSVLSQRKVVLYGLARVTPEDKLYQDIKTEITSMLPELFGGQSDATLLTPYTVSMGFTKMLQSCRSDQVRVLKWLQPFLQKMILQHESEVSNSSILKSYCIAAELMAKAQCFDSLLELTISLLENSSTVELLITAIDTFHRHATVWAAMDVKRDIISTLNTAHHVWKHRGIQSRPLLALLTEFDAGRYLSDILREEIAADISIMTLALQPHTDRPSDTVPDVLPEILMLANDPRVDAPSILANGLWIKYRMSFCWAWKVWDNTFASLRQIPAMTSDITTRRVYALRYGTFLWHVDQHLPMGLDGQVLRWFLGQGKNEMTALGIDGWDVVIVVLLYLSVHGALKTTSILEGLVYPAWHLGASATTEAQAQSIETYLRAANSLCQQLLVKEDCNDDLLPPTNLIDVQCLRTRRQAVYREPHFPLLITNIPVLVLLENNNSSSESLRKEAKDIRHWLCEKDPFRQGVYRNLDKVREAFESSLQITEGTSEDISKQTVTALRVVLGEGTDDIELSHWPENTSLLSPWKISATAIQLQFVLRQMGRNNAPKARAANIMALDKLTTMIFRNALSPEEANFVAQMTKGVGSEISGKFINNGMRRVTEVIGGMSFTSDSLKASLSRAGELLRVLSYVAEPLREDAAGLPAINSDVQDKFFPTLSSKWEELLNLMQVDSDKNYQSSFPEAVVLLARLLQFDLALRGVWTEKVKETSLKLANTLFNLLQIHAARSDTDPMSFPLLLDTLYYLLDEIPLDAKLGSFDPFRAYPDIHLSELPPDISTEYLYQLQSLLQNLPEDQSTANLNNAHKDSSGRLVIGPPVVNRPWEWIENLGEATSSGINDGEAEYLKGKQPVKNTGSLSLLTFGARSTGYTIMPRTVVEARVQSTLRTFEDGFSFEGLFIRDWRDSRLGPHEDVMRPSGGNGSDSSHDLQSPMAMHFRNVDQRGTPRGSPVSTSGHSLGSVVSMRPSPNLPGNRESTSASGAGPIEVIDVDNLPASLNARNKRKGGQDSDDEIIIVDGPAGGKNKKAKTTRTLPKLVKKR from the exons ATGTCGGATCAGGACCTTCCAGCATATGAGTCTCACCCACCCGAATGGCTCCCCAAAGCTCATAATGAGGTTGATTTGG GATATGCTGGCTTTCACCCCCCTCGCCCCGGACAAGAAGAAGACCTGCTCTCCGAGAATAATGTCAAGAATGGGTATCATCTTGGATTGACGGTCACC GCCGAAAGCTACAGTTCACAGTCAACGATCAGCGAGAACCTGAGGTGCCATGAAACTATACTCAAGCTAGAAGATCTGGTGAATGAGGTCTTCAACCGACGAGCAACACAAGTTCCTTGCGTTCC GGTTCATAATTTTCGCTTCCCCTCGAGAGTGACACTCAACGATGCGAAACGTCAAGCTTGGTTTGACGATCTCGCTAATCCGACTGTCCCACTctcaaaattaggaaagaatGTGCCTCATGGTGCCAAAGGGGCCGATTTGCTTGACCTCCTCCATTTGAAGGATGTTTCGATTCCAAGAGCAGTGTGGTTTCTCAGAGTATTTGGGGCGAACGAGACT GCTGGATTGCGCGATAAACCAGCATACGACCCCACCCAGTACAGCATCGAATGGACGAATGTTGTCACCAGTCATCTGAGGAAGCAGCTGCAAGATATAGCCCTCCCCAGTCCCGTACGGGCTGCAGTCAATATAAAACAGACTTTTAAGGGCGTTCTCGCGGATACAGAGACTCGGGACAAGTGGATATCGCGATTTTCATACTG CTTGAGACTTCTGAGAGCGTTTTATACGGACGGCCTTGTAAACAAGCGAACGTTCTTTGTTTGGCTCGTCAACCAAATGTTCAGCTGTAACTTAGCCCAAGTAGGCTTTATTGCTAGGATAGCAGACGAATATTTTGACGGCATGATGAGATGTAGAGCTTTGACACGACCTCTCCTCGAAGCCTGCCTTAATAAACTTACAGAG ATTAACACAACCTTAGCTAAGGAACACCTGGTCGAAACTGAGGATCTGATGAAATCACTGCTCCAA CGACTATGCCTCGTCCTCCCCGACACGTTTGTCAGCCCGGGAATGTGGATCTCATACTCGGAAACCCTCACCGATATTCTTACAGAAAACATCCCCGAGAAATCAAACGATGACCTCCATGAGGCTGGAACGAGTTATCTTTCGCAACACATTGTGTATAATCTTGCAGATATCAAGAATAGAAACGACACGATGCTTTTTAGGAATCTTCCCTATGTCGCGTCAGTACGCCTGGGATCGGCAGTGTCGGACGTTGAG TTACTTAACTCAATCTCAAGCGAATCGGATATCTCAACGTTGCCCTTTTTCCCTAACACCTCCGACGGTTGGTTTGGAATACCCGAGAAGATAGTTACACTATTGACATGGAGCGTAACGCCTGTTCAATTTGGAGACCACCGTCCGTTTGTAGCTGTTTCCCTTATTCGTCAATGGCGTAATAAAACAGGTGAAAGAGCAAACCGACGAGATATTCACCCACCGGATGAGTTTCTACAGGACCGTCTCTTTGAATGGTTGGACTCCTCGGATGTTGCTGGCGAATCTCAGAACATCCGTTCGGTAGCTTTGTTATTTGGCGAACTTGTGAAAAACGACTTGTTCTCGTATACAAGCTATATTCAACGGCTCATAGCTCGTGGTGAATCTGGGTTGTCTGAG GACCAGAAACCTTCTCGACATAGAACTTTCTTACGCTGGATTCCGCTGCATAATATTCCACCTTCTGTCCTCAGTCAAAGAAAGGTGGTACTATATGGTCTTGCCCGAGTGACTCCGGAGGATAAACTCTACCAGGACATCAAAACAGAGATTACGTCTATGCTTCCCGAACTTTTCGGAGGCCAGTCCGATGCAACCCTTCTCACCCCTTACACCGTGTCCATGGGCTTTACCAAAATGCTGCAGTCTTGCCGATCAGATCAAGTCCGGGTCTTGAAATGGTTGCAACCATTTCTTCAGAAAATGATCCTCCA GCACGAGTCAGAGGTGTCCAATTCGAGCATCTTGAAATCTTACTGTATCGCCGCGGAGTTGATGGCTAAGGCCCAGTGTTTCGATTCGCTTCTGGAG CTAACAATCTCTTTGTTAGAAAATTCTTCAACGGTCGAGCTTCTGATCACCGCCATCGACACTTTCCACAGACATGCCACTGTATGGGCTGCGATGGACGTCAAACGAGacatcatctctaccctcaaTACTGCCCATCATGTCTGGAAACACCGTGGAATCCAATCCCGCCCGCTCCTCGCCCTGCTGACAGAATTCGATGCTGGCCGTTACTTAAGCGATATTCTTCGTGAAGAAATTGCTGCAGACATTTCCATCATGACACTG GCTTTACAACCTCATACGGACCGCCCTTCGGATACAGTCCCAGATGTTCTCCCTGAAATATTGATGCTAGCGAACGACCCCCGAGTAGACGCACCTTCGATTCTTGCTAATGGCCTTTGGATCAAATATCGGATGTCCTTTTGCTGGGCTTGGAAAGTCTGGGACAACACGTTTGCCAGTTTGCGACAAATTCCGGCTATGACATCTGATATAACGACCCGTAGGGTGTATGCATTGAGATATGGCACATTTCTATGGCACGTCGATCAACATCTTCCAATGGGTCTCGACGGACAAGTTCTTCGATGGTTTTTGGGTCAAGGAAAGAACGAGATGACTGCTCTCGGTATCGATGGCTGGGACGTCGTGATCGTTGTTCTTCTCTATCTTTCCGTTCACGGAGCTCTCAAAACCACGAGCATTCTTGAGGGGCTCGTGTACCCGGCCTGGCATCTCGGGGCATCCGCGACTACTGAAGCGCAAGCTCAATCAATAGAGACATATTTGCGTGCTGCCAATAGCCTTTGTCAGCAACTACTAGTGAAGGAAGACTGTAACGATGATTTACTGCCGCCAACGAATCTCATTGACGTCCAGTGTCTTCGAACTCGAAGACAGGCTGTCTATAGGGAACCACACTTCCCGCTATTGATCACAAATATTCCTGTGCTGGTTCTGCTGGAGaacaacaacagcagcagtGAAAGTCTTCGAAAAGAAGCGAAGGATATTCGACATTGGCTGTGCGAAAAAGATCCGTTTCGGCAAGGGGTTTACCGGAACCTGGACAAGGTCCGCGAGGCTTTTGAGAGCTCCCTACAGATTACCGAGGGTACAAGCGAAGATATCAGCAAACAAACTGTTACTGCACTAAGGGTGGTTTTGGGCGAAGGAACTGACG ATATTGAACTGTCTCATTGGCCTGAAAATACGTCATTACTGAGTCCATGGAAGATTTCCGCGACAGCAATCCAACTACAATTTGTCCTGAGACAAATGGGACGTAACAATGCCCCAAAGGCTCGTGCAGCAAACATTATGGCTCTAGACAAGCTCACAACGATGATCTTCCGCAATGCCCTGTCCCCTGAAGAGGCTAATTTTGTGGCACAGATGACAAAAGGTGTGGGGAGTGAAATATCCGGCAAG TTTATAAATAATGGGATGCGCCGAGTGACGGAAGTCATAGGCGGAATGTCATTCACAAGCGATTCGCTCAAGGCCAGCCTGAGTCGGGCAGGAGAGCTCCTAAGAGTTCTTTCCTATGTCGCCGAGCCTCTACGGGAAGATGCCGCTGGTCTTCCAGCAATCAACTCCGACGTTCAGGACAAATTCTTCCCCACACTTTCGTCGAAATGGGAAGAATTACTGAATCTCATGCAAGTTGACTCAGACAAGAACTATCAGTCGTCTTTTCCCGAAGCCGTAGTTTTATTGGCCAGGTTATTGCAGTTTGACTTAGCCCTTCGTGGCGTTTGGACAGAAAAAGTGAAGGAAACGAGCCTCAAGCTGGCTAATACACTCTTCAACCTACTACAG ATCCATGCTGCTAGGAGTGACACAGATCCTATGTCATTTCCGCTGCTCTTAGATACACTATACTATTTGTTGGACG AGATTCCCCTCGACGCCAAGCTGGGCTCTTTCGATCCATTCCGTGCTTACCCCGACATACATCTTTCCGAACTTCCTCCAGATATCTCCACCGAATACCTTTACCAGCTACAGTCCTTGCTCCAAAATCTTCCAGAAGATCAATCAACTGCGAACTTGAATAACGCACATAAGGACTCATCGGGACGGTTGGTTATCGGCCCTCCTGTCGTTAACAGGCCTTGGGAGTGGATCGAAAACCTCGGGGAGGCCACAAGTTCCGGAATCAATGATGGGGAGGCGGAGTACCTGAAGGGAAAACAGCCGGTTAAGAACACCGGATCCCTGTCTCTACTTACTTTTGGTGCCCGCTCGACCGGATACACCATAATGCCTCGAACAGTCGTGGAAGCTCGAGTCCAGAGTACTCTCCGT
- a CDS encoding uncharacterized protein (BUSCO:EOG092624RX), which translates to MATLRLQRAVHRHLGSSFHRSFFSRASPPSSTTLRTGLYATALILSTGLFAVYYFDSRSALHRYVLTPTIRHTFDAETGHKLAVKVLRSGLGPKDAVPDDEKLEVEIWGRKLSNPIGLAAGFDKDGEAVDGLFDLGFSWVEIGSVTPKPQPGNPRPRVYHLLEDEALINRYGFPSQGHASVLSRLRARIPSFLSTSNSSASLRDGSILAVNLGKNKDSPPDSIEDFVEGVRAFGAYVDVLVVNVSSPNTPGLRGLQDRESLEVLLKSVVEARDALSPSTMTPHHPRPCVVLKIAPDLDEAQLKDMASVIRESAIDGVIVSNTTIQRPKDLQSQNAIQTGGLSGTPLKFFTMQTLRTLRSHLPATVPIIGCGGITSGADALEYARAGASMVQVYTGFGYDGVGMCRRVKDEIVETLENTKESWGSVVSQAVREKSLSEEETYTRRQREIEVKNKSKALMGSQSTTGNVEEVTKLIQEAEDLKKLLEEFDKGLGREDIRESAAAAAEPVV; encoded by the exons ATGGCCACGCTGAGGCTACAGCGGGCAGTCCATCGTCACCTCGGCTCGAGCTTTCATCGGTCATTCTTTTCCAGAGCCTCTCCTCCCTCATCAACCACCCTCAGAACTGGCCTCTATGCGACAGCTCTCATCCTCTCAACCGGTCTTTTCGCTGTCTACTATTTCGATTCTCGTTCTGCCTTGCACCGTTATGTGTTGACTCCAACTATCCGACACACCTTCGATGCAGAGACTGGACATAAACTTGCTGTCAAGGTCCTGAGAAGTGGCCTGGGCCCTAAAGATGCCGTTCCGGATGATGAAAAGCTCGAGGTGGAG ATTTGGGGAAGGAAATTATCGAATCCAATCGGTCTAGCTGCCGGTTTTGACAAGGATGGAGAAGCAGTGGACGGCTTATTTGACCTCGGGTTCAGCTGGGTAGAAATTGGCAGTGTTACCCCCAAACCTCAACCAGGCAATCCTCGCCCCCGTGTATACCATCTGCTTGAAGATGAAGCCCTCATCAACCGCTATGGCTTTCCTTCCCAGGGCCACGCCTCTGTCCTCTCGCGACTCCGTGCACGAATACCGAGTTTCTTATCTACCAGCAATTCCTCAGCCTCTCTGCGTGACGGTTCGATACTGGCAGTTAATCTTGGAAAGAATAAAGATTCTCCGCCGGATTCCATAGAAGACTTTGTAGAGGGTGTCAGAGCTTTCGGCGCGTATGTTGACGTTCTCGTTGTCAATGTTTCTAGTCCGAATACACCCGGATTAAG GGGTCTACAAGATAGAGAGTCTTTGGAAGTCCTCCTCAAAAGTGTAGTAGAGGCTCGAGACGCCCTTTCTCCTTCGACAATGACCCCCCATCACCCCCGACCCTGCGTTGTCCTAAAAATTGCACCTGATCTCGATGAAGCTCAGCTGAAAGATATGGCTAGTGTGATAAGAGAAAGTGCAATTGACGGAGTGATAGTTTCAAACACGACTATACAGCGGCCTAAAGACCTACAAAGTC AAAACGCCATTCAAACTGGTGGACTTTCCGGTACACCCCTTAAATTTTTCACGATGCAAACTCTGCGCACTCTGCGTTCTCACCTTCCGGCGACTGTCCCTATTATTGGATGTGGTGGAATAACCTCAGGTGCCGATGCACTCGAATATGCTCGCGCCGGTGCTTCGATGGTACAGGTGTATACAGGATTTGGTTATGATGGCGTAGGAATGTGCCGTCGAGTGAAGGACGAAATCGTGGAAACTCTCGAGAATACAAAAGAGAGTTGGGGCAGTGTTGTCAGTCAGGCTGTTCGAGAGAAGAGTTTGAGTGAGGAAGAAACATACACACGAAGGCAGCGAGAGATCGAGGTGAAAAATAAGTCCAAGGCGTTGATGGGGAGCCAGAGTACCACAGGAAATGTTGAGGAAGTAACCAAGTTAATTCAAGAGGCAGAGGATTTAAAAAAGCTGTTGGAGGAATTCGATAAAGGACTTGGAAGGGAAGATATCAGAGAATCCGCTGCGGCGGCAGCAGAGCCTGTAGTGTAA